The Planococcus halocryophilus nucleotide sequence CGGTAGTCCATTCACCATCTATATAAATCTTCGAATAATCGGTTTTCATTTGATCGTCTCCATTCTTCATAGTTTAAGGCTGTTGTCTTGGGCGAATTAAAATCTCATTAACATCTACGTACGACGGCTGCTCGACTGCATAAGAAATTGCATTCGCAATATCCTGAGCTTGAAGCATCGTCATCTTGCCACCTTCTTTAAAGCTATTTAATACATCTTCATCTGTAATGGTATTTGTCAGTTCTGTCTCTACCGCTCCTGGTGATACGATGGTCACACGGATTTCGTTTGCTGGGTCAATTTCTTGGCGCAAGCCTTCTGAAATGGCACGAACTGCATATTTTGTACCACTGTATACAGCACTTCCTTTAAAGACTTGGTGACCTGCTACCGAAGAAACATTAATAATATGAACAGATTTCTGCTTTTCCATAATTGGTAAAACAGCAGCGATTCCATAAAGTACCCCTTTTATATTTACATCGACCATTTGATCCCATTCATCTATTTTCAACTTATTCATAAACGACAGTGGCATTAAACCTGCGTTATTTACCAGAACATCAATATTCCCGGTTTTTTCTAATGCTGCTTCTGCAAGAGACTTCATCTCATCTGCAGAAGTCACATCCGTCACTTTGTATTGTGCTGAACCGCCGGCATCTTCGATTTCTTTTTTCAATTCCACTAAACGATCTTCTCGTCTAGCAGCTAGCATGACATGATAACCTTTTGCAGCTAGCTCTTTTGCAGTTGCCTGGCCAATCCCACTACTGGCTCCAGTAATAATTGCTGTTTTTGTCATTCAAGCTCCACTCCATTTCAATTTTTGTGGTGTGTTATCCAAAAAGTATTCATTTA carries:
- a CDS encoding SDR family oxidoreductase produces the protein MTKTAIITGASSGIGQATAKELAAKGYHVMLAARREDRLVELKKEIEDAGGSAQYKVTDVTSADEMKSLAEAALEKTGNIDVLVNNAGLMPLSFMNKLKIDEWDQMVDVNIKGVLYGIAAVLPIMEKQKSVHIINVSSVAGHQVFKGSAVYSGTKYAVRAISEGLRQEIDPANEIRVTIVSPGAVETELTNTITDEDVLNSFKEGGKMTMLQAQDIANAISYAVEQPSYVDVNEILIRPRQQP